Proteins encoded in a region of the Bacillus sp. T3 genome:
- a CDS encoding cytochrome c biogenesis protein ResB, which translates to MNEVKCECGHVNPHGTILCEACGKVLVEEENNELIVDMRYEGSARRSQTYNKTIIDKIWNFFSSVKVGIWIIVLTLIASGIGTIFPQEMYIPPNLPAAEYYEDQYGILGKWYYLLGFHNLFSSWWYLLLIASLGVSLVICSLDRVVPLYRALKTQRVTRNEGFLKRQRLFGTSKFDPNEQTLEKIQENLRKKRYRVREEAGNILAEKGRLSRWGPYVNHVGLIIFLIGGMLRFVPGMYIDKVLWVREGETKVIPETDGQYYLKNNKFIKETYEKGKEDEVFNAAIDKSAGMAKNFQSNVTLYKKQDSSVAGENHELKKVKDYQIRVNHPLKFEKFALYQVDFKMGELNKMSFKLTNKATNAEFGNITIDLYNPKQTYDLGNGYEVEVLSYFPDFEFGENGDPTTKSRIPNNPAFVFNMKTPDKPEGETSFVAIRQTIEPFGDNEYKMKFNGIETKNVSALTVRKDLTIWVLILGGLVFMIGVVQGAYWNHRRIWLQRINGEIWVAAHTNKNWFGLKREIGSILKDTGINEPKDQSEKEQEK; encoded by the coding sequence ATGAATGAAGTAAAGTGCGAATGTGGTCACGTCAATCCGCACGGTACCATTCTTTGTGAAGCATGTGGGAAGGTACTTGTGGAAGAGGAGAATAATGAATTAATAGTAGATATGCGCTATGAGGGAAGCGCGCGGCGTTCACAGACGTATAACAAAACCATCATTGATAAAATTTGGAACTTTTTTTCTTCAGTTAAAGTTGGTATTTGGATCATCGTCCTAACCTTAATTGCATCAGGTATTGGAACGATTTTTCCGCAAGAAATGTATATTCCGCCAAATTTGCCAGCAGCTGAATATTACGAAGACCAGTACGGTATCCTTGGAAAGTGGTACTATTTATTAGGTTTTCACAATCTGTTTAGTTCATGGTGGTATCTATTACTCATTGCATCTCTTGGTGTTTCATTGGTTATCTGCAGTCTTGATCGTGTAGTACCACTGTACAGAGCCTTAAAAACACAACGAGTTACGCGTAATGAAGGTTTTTTAAAACGTCAACGACTGTTTGGTACAAGCAAATTCGATCCAAATGAACAAACTTTAGAAAAGATTCAGGAAAACTTGAGGAAAAAACGATATCGCGTACGTGAGGAAGCTGGGAATATTCTTGCTGAAAAAGGCCGGCTTTCAAGATGGGGTCCATATGTTAATCATGTAGGGCTAATCATTTTCTTAATCGGGGGTATGTTAAGATTTGTCCCGGGAATGTATATCGACAAAGTGTTATGGGTTCGTGAAGGTGAAACAAAGGTTATTCCGGAAACAGATGGTCAATATTATTTGAAAAATAATAAATTCATTAAGGAAACCTATGAAAAAGGAAAAGAAGATGAAGTGTTCAACGCAGCGATTGATAAGAGTGCAGGGATGGCCAAAAACTTTCAATCCAATGTTACGCTTTATAAAAAACAAGATAGCAGTGTAGCTGGTGAAAACCATGAGTTAAAAAAGGTGAAAGATTACCAGATTCGTGTTAATCATCCGTTAAAATTCGAAAAATTCGCACTCTATCAGGTCGACTTTAAAATGGGTGAATTAAACAAAATGTCGTTTAAATTAACCAATAAAGCGACCAATGCGGAATTTGGTAACATAACTATTGATTTGTATAATCCGAAACAGACCTATGATCTTGGGAATGGGTACGAAGTTGAAGTTCTTAGCTATTTTCCTGATTTTGAGTTTGGAGAGAATGGGGATCCAACGACGAAATCAAGAATTCCAAATAATCCTGCATTCGTATTTAACATGAAAACACCTGATAAACCGGAGGGTGAAACAAGCTTTGTTGCAATTAGGCAAACGATTGAACCATTTGGTGATAATGAATACAAAATGAAGTTTAATGGAATTGAAACAAAAAATGTATCAGCGCTAACAGTTCGTAAAGACTTAACCATTTGGGTTCTTATTCTAGGTGGTCTTGTTTTCATGATCGGTGTTGTTCAAGGTGCATATTGGAATCACCGTCGCATTTGGTTACAAAGGATTAACGGTGAGATTTGGGTAGCTGCCCATACAAATAAAAACTGGTTCGGGCTAAAACGTGAAATTGGATCAATCCTAAAAGATACCGGGATTAATGAACCAAAGGATCAATCAGAAAAAGAACAAGAAAAATAA
- a CDS encoding response regulator, with translation MDKDVKILVVDDEERIRRLLKMYLEREEYIIDEAEDGNEALAKAIANDYDVILLDLMMPGKDGIEVCRELRDKKSTPVIMLTAKGEEVNRVQGFEVGTDDYIVKPFSPREVVLRVKALLRRSSQTSYLQTETTTKDVIVFPHLTIDNDAHRVTADGKEVSLTPKEYELLYFLAKSPDKVFDREQLLKEVWHYEFFGDLRTVDTHVKRLREKLNKVSEQAARMIVTVWGVGYKFEVINE, from the coding sequence ATGGACAAAGACGTAAAGATTTTAGTAGTTGATGATGAAGAAAGAATTCGCCGCTTATTAAAAATGTACCTAGAGCGGGAAGAATACATAATTGATGAAGCCGAGGATGGTAATGAAGCCCTCGCTAAAGCAATTGCAAATGACTATGATGTTATTCTGCTTGATTTAATGATGCCAGGTAAAGACGGGATTGAAGTATGTCGTGAGCTACGTGACAAAAAGTCAACTCCTGTTATCATGCTGACAGCAAAAGGTGAAGAAGTTAACAGAGTTCAAGGGTTTGAAGTTGGAACGGATGATTATATCGTCAAGCCATTTAGCCCTCGCGAGGTTGTTCTACGTGTTAAGGCCTTATTGCGGCGTTCATCTCAAACAAGTTATTTGCAAACTGAAACTACAACAAAAGATGTAATCGTTTTTCCTCATTTAACCATTGATAATGATGCCCATCGTGTAACTGCAGATGGCAAAGAAGTCAGTTTGACTCCTAAGGAATATGAATTGTTGTATTTTCTTGCAAAATCACCAGATAAAGTATTCGACCGTGAGCAATTGTTAAAAGAAGTATGGCATTATGAATTTTTTGGAGACTTACGAACAGTTGACACCCATGTAAAACGACTTCGCGAAAAGTTAAATAAAGTTTCAGAACAAGCTGCGAGAATGATTGTAACAGTATGGGGAGTTGGCTATAAGTTCGAGGTCATCAATGAATGA
- a CDS encoding ATP-binding protein, with the protein MMFWRSVVGKLWFTILFLVSFVLFILTVMQLEFFDNYHIDQTKNGLEKTAIQISNILEKHDEIGQELGLDIAMELVDKNSSAVVIYDANHYYYSPNTEPSDKLSISFILKDKDFSKVFNEETIVKQISSVENNSKSNVDGSQILVIGVPFLTKTGENGAVFIYQPLEVMQETTQTTTKFILLAAGVAIILTTIFAFFLSTRITAPLRKMREAAFEVARGKFDTKVPILSHDEIGELATAFNQMGRQLKFNMNALSQEKEQLASILSSMADGVITFNRDGTILITNPPAELFLQNWYYDQNESSSNIEAVPSEVMELFQLAVNTEQEQIGEVSVQGLSWVIIVSPLYNNKFIRGAVAVIRDMTEERRLDKLRQDFIANVSHELRTPISMMQGYSEAIVDDIAGTDEEKKDFARVIYDESLRMGRLVNELLDLARMEAGHIQLSVEPIEFQPYINRIIRKFQGLAKEKGITLNVEMKNEAELIMIDPDRFEQVLTNLIDNGIRHTPSGGTVSVMEKSDERGHFVEVIDTGSGIPDEDIPFVFERFYKADKARTRGRSGTGLGLAIAKNIINAHKGQITVQSKQGRGTTFSVFLPRNND; encoded by the coding sequence ATGATGTTCTGGCGTAGTGTAGTCGGTAAACTGTGGTTTACTATTCTTTTCCTTGTTTCATTTGTATTGTTCATTCTCACAGTGATGCAGCTTGAATTCTTTGATAATTATCATATAGACCAAACCAAAAACGGGTTGGAAAAGACTGCGATTCAAATTTCAAATATTTTGGAGAAACATGATGAGATTGGTCAGGAACTAGGTCTGGATATTGCTATGGAATTAGTGGATAAGAACTCAAGTGCAGTCGTCATCTACGATGCAAACCATTATTACTACTCTCCAAATACGGAGCCTTCTGATAAACTGTCGATATCATTTATTTTGAAGGACAAAGATTTTTCAAAAGTGTTTAACGAGGAAACCATCGTTAAACAAATTTCGTCAGTAGAAAATAATTCAAAGAGTAATGTGGATGGCTCACAAATACTAGTAATAGGTGTTCCTTTTCTAACTAAAACTGGAGAGAACGGCGCTGTTTTCATTTATCAACCATTAGAAGTAATGCAAGAGACTACTCAGACAACAACGAAATTTATTTTGTTGGCTGCAGGAGTTGCAATCATTTTAACAACGATCTTTGCTTTCTTCTTATCTACACGAATTACAGCTCCACTCAGAAAAATGCGTGAAGCAGCATTCGAGGTAGCTAGGGGAAAGTTTGATACAAAGGTACCAATCCTTTCTCACGATGAAATTGGTGAGTTAGCTACAGCTTTTAATCAGATGGGTAGACAATTAAAGTTTAATATGAATGCCCTAAGCCAAGAAAAAGAGCAGCTAGCTAGTATTTTAAGCAGTATGGCCGACGGGGTTATAACCTTTAATCGGGATGGGACTATTCTTATTACCAATCCTCCTGCAGAACTGTTTTTGCAGAATTGGTATTATGATCAAAATGAATCAAGTTCCAATATTGAAGCCGTGCCATCAGAGGTAATGGAGTTATTTCAATTGGCAGTTAATACCGAGCAAGAACAGATTGGAGAGGTTTCCGTCCAAGGACTTTCTTGGGTTATTATTGTCAGTCCGTTATATAACAATAAATTCATCCGTGGAGCCGTGGCGGTTATCCGTGATATGACAGAGGAAAGAAGACTTGATAAGCTCCGTCAGGATTTTATTGCCAATGTTTCTCATGAACTTAGGACACCGATATCAATGATGCAGGGTTACAGTGAAGCAATCGTAGATGATATTGCGGGGACAGATGAAGAAAAGAAAGATTTTGCAAGAGTCATTTATGATGAATCATTAAGAATGGGGAGACTGGTTAATGAATTGTTAGACCTTGCGAGAATGGAAGCAGGTCATATTCAATTAAGTGTTGAACCGATAGAATTTCAACCATATATTAATAGAATCATTCGGAAGTTCCAAGGGTTAGCAAAAGAAAAAGGTATCACCTTAAACGTTGAAATGAAAAATGAGGCGGAACTGATTATGATTGATCCAGATCGGTTTGAACAGGTGTTAACCAATTTAATTGATAACGGTATTCGACATACCCCCAGCGGTGGCACCGTTTCTGTAATGGAGAAAAGTGATGAACGTGGCCATTTTGTTGAAGTTATTGATACAGGATCCGGAATACCTGATGAGGATATCCCTTTTGTTTTTGAGCGTTTTTACAAGGCTGATAAGGCAAGAACAAGAGGTCGCTCTGGTACGGGCTTAGGATTAGCCATTGCTAAGAATATTATTAATGCCCATAAGGGTCAAATAACCGTTCAGAGTAAGCAAGGACGTGGAACGACATTTTCAGTTTTTCTCCCGCGAAATAATGATTAA